One window of the Camarhynchus parvulus chromosome 2, STF_HiC, whole genome shotgun sequence genome contains the following:
- the LOC115912424 gene encoding ribosyldihydronicotinamide dehydrogenase [quinone]-like: MDTKLLHSNYSELSVTIQHLVLSVLFTRRRRAPGRARPRAEPEPRAAPIPIPIPPRAGAAPGPGKGGQPGRRKGPLSAPTDVLRAPGAVLRQYPIIKSEAPQRSPAMAGKKVLIVYAHQEPKSFNGSLLKIAVEELSKQGCSVTMSDLYAMQFEPRATRNDIVGHLHNSEAFNYGVETWEAYKRGGLSKDLVEEQKKVQEADLLIFQFPLFWFNMPAILKGWMDRVLVQGFAYDLSKVYDGGLLQGKLSLFSFTTGGGQEMYSKEGIGGDIRYVLWPMQHGIMHFCGVKVLEPHICYAPENVSEEKRKEMLAAWSHRLKTLWKEEPIDCSPEWYFK, translated from the exons ATGGACACAAAATTGCTGCATTCAAACTACAGTGAGCTCAGTGTCACAATTCAGCATTTGGTCCTGAGTGTCCTCTTTACA CGGCGGAGGCGCGCTCCCGGCCGAGCGCGGCCTCGAGCGGAGCCGGAGCCGCGGGCGGCGCCGATTCCGATCCCGATCCCGCCCCGCGCTGGCGCTGCCCCAGGGCCCGGGAAGGGCGGGCAGCCGGGCCGCCGGAAAGGGCCTCTTTCAGCCCCCACAGATGTGCTCCGGGCCCCGGGAGCAG TTCTCAGGCAGTACCCGATTATCAAGAGCGAAGCTCCCCAGCGCTCGCCAGCAATGGCAG GGAAAAAAGTCCTGATAGTCTATGCACATCAAGAGCCCAAGTCCTTCAATGGATCTTTGCTGAAGATTGCTGTGGAAGAGCTGAgcaagcagggctgcagtgtcACCATGTCGGATTTATACGCCATGCAGTTTGAGCCCAGAGCAACAAGGAATGACATTGTTG GTCACCTGCACAACTCAGAAGCATTCAATTATGGTGTGGAAACCTGGGAAGCTTACAAGAGAGGAGGTTTGTCCAAAGACCTGGTTGAAGAGCAGAAGAAAGTGCAGGAAGCAGACCTGCTGATTTTCCAG TTTCCCTTGTTTTGGTTCAACATGCCTGCAATCCTGAAGGGCTGGATGGACAGAGTCTTGGTCCAAGGCTTTGCTTATGATTTGTCAAAGGTTTATGATGGTGGTTTGCTCCAG GGAAAAttatctctcttttctttcaccACGGGAGGAGGCCAAGAGATGTATTCAAAAGAAGGTATCGGTGGTGATATTCGCTATGTCCTGTGGCCCATGCAG caTGGAATCATGCACTTCTGTGGTGTCAAAGTGCTTGAACCTCACATCTGTTATGCTCCAGAGAATGTCTctgaggagaagaggaaggagatgcTGGCTGCCTGGAGCCATCGTCTGAAGACTCTTTGGAAGGAAGAGCCCATAGACTGCTCTCCTGAGTGGTATTTCAAGTAG